The nucleotide window CCTTGTTCCGCTGTCGGAGTTGTCGGATATCTTCTCGAAGGTTAGAAATCTCATCGAGAATTTCATCTCGTTCTTTAGCCTCCTCTTCAATTCGGTTGCGTCGAGGGATGAGTCGGTCTTCTAGTAAGTCTCCTAAATCCTTCTGTGAATTTATAATAGTCCTATGCTTAAGGACAGTCTCAATTTCTCTCTTTACTTTTTGACCCGCATCTTCCGCTATTAATTCTTGTATTCTCTCCCCGTCAAGGAAAAAGAAGCGTTTCAATTCCTCAGGTAATATCTCTTCAATCTGATCTTGTGCATCTTCGCCAGAATACGTTTCTGTATCTCCAATTAGTGTTAGGTCTTCATGAGCACGTTGTTGGTTCTGGTTAAACCGACCGATTTCTCGTATTAGTGTATAATTTCGAGAGCCTTCTTTAAATTTGATTTTGACCGACATCTCTTCCTCACCAGCCTGCTTTGCGCGCTCATTCCAGTGTTTGGTGTAGTTGCTTTTCGGACCTGCACCACCATACAGGCCCCATTGAATTGCTGTGTGTAAACTCGTCTTGCCTCCTCCTTGATCTCCTTCAATAATGTGGATTGAACCATCTCGATCGGTTAGATCAATTTGAGACTCCCGATATGGTCGAAAGTTAACAACCTCAATAGAGAGTAGCTTCATTTTTTGTCCTCAAGATAGTCATCAAGATATCCCTCCAGCGCTTTTTTTTTGCCCTTGCGATGAGTCTGATATTGTCGTTTGTCTTCCCAGTCCAATATATTGCGAATTAACCGCTTCATATGTGAGTCCTCAACTTCGTCTTCTAGGATATCTTCGATATCCGGGTCAAGTCCTGTCATTCAAGATCGTACTGTGTCATAGCCCGAGCGATTCTTAAAATGTAGGGGTCATTATCCATTCTATTCGTCGCATCCGAGTTCATCATACGAAGTCTCTCTAGCTCACGCTCAATTAACGACAACTCTGCTTGGGTAAGGTCTGCATCACCCGATTTAATGCTCTCCAACTCTGCTGGCAGCGTAATAAAATCATGGAGCTGTGCAGGGGAATCACTTTGCGCCTCACGCAGAATCCGACCGCGGCGTTGTATCGCCTCTCTTTCTGTTGTTGAACTTGTTACTAGTATTGCCGAGTCGCATTCTGGAACATCGATCCCTTCAGTTAAACAATCAATAGAAACTAATATTTCTATATCTCCTTTCTCAAATAGGTTTAGCAAATTCTCCTTATCATTCTTAGAGAGTTTTCCTAAGAAGATAGACGCAGTCTTTGTCGTATGATCGTCAATAGCATTTATTACAGCTTTCGTGTGGTCTTCTGTATTACAGTACACCAAAGTTCGAGTTCCGATATTCTCAATAATTGACCGTGTGAGACTGAGTTTTCCTTCACATTCTTTGACAATCCGTGCTCTCTCCATTATTTCTACTTTCAGGTCGGGATGACGATCTGAGACTTCTATAACCGGCTGATCCTCATATGATTTATAAGTATTATATAAGTTGGAAATCTCGGTTGAATGGCTGTCATATTCTTGTCGTTCTCGGGAAGATAGCACAACTGGGTGAATATGATATTCATATTCACTCAACACTCCGTACTTTTCAATTGCATCTTGAATACTAACTTCGTGTATTTCACTACCAAAGTATTCTACAATCGTATCATCCCCAATATCATCTCGGAAGGGGGTCGCACTAAGAGCAACTCGGCCAAGATCTGCCTGTAATTTTGGAAAGATTGTACGTCGGAGACTTGACCCTAGATTATGTACTTCATCAGCAATAATCCCAACCTGTTCTGGGTCACACTCGCTATTAATACGTTCAATAGCATCTTTCATAGTAGTTGGATGCATAGTTGTTACAACAAACAGCGGTGCTGACCGATTAGTGAATAACTGATTATGAAGATCTTCTCTCCAGTTAACGTCACCTAAGCATCTGATTATATTGCTTTTTGGAAAGAAGCGTCTGATATTGTCCCCATCAACCCACTGATTGACAAGATCTCTCGTTGGAGCGAAGATGACGATGACATCATCGGACTCAACAACACGTTGCATTGCCAGTAAAGAGGTCCATGTTTTTCCCGTTCCTGTAGCGTGATCAAGGATTATCCGATTATTGTTATTCAAAAATCTCCGAATCGCGTCTTTTTGATAAGGACGCAGAGTAATATCCTCTTGACCCTTGTTTTGTTCATTACTAGAGATGATATCGTCCCAGTCAGGTTCTGCTGTTGGAGCAGTTTCGAGCAAGTCTTGTTCTAGTGCTTCTGGAAAATCAAAAACAGATGATCTAGGATCCTCATCATTCCATAATCGGTTAAATTCGTCAATTTGCTCTTGTAGGCGGGTTTTTTCATCCCACTCTTCGCCCTCCATCTCTATCCAGCTTCGAAATAGGCTGAAACTCTCTCGATTCTGTTTTAATGCTTTGAATGATTCATTAGGGGATCCAGACACCCCAACAATATTTCCTTCATCATCTCCGAAAATTGCAACTTTTTGATGCCACTCTGCTTCTTGTTTTGTCTGTAATCTCCCTAAGTCATCAGTTACAACGCCGATTTTGATATCGAGAATTTCTTCTGCAACCAACCACGCAAGTGCTTCCATAACTTCATCCCGATTCCCGTTCTTTAATTCCTCCCACTCTATGTGATTTTTAATAACATCGCCGGATCGACCTTGTTCTATCGCTTCAATATCATGTTCATAGAGTTCGATACCTGGCATTAGGCGGATTGTACCACCGTTCTCAATAAATTCTGGTAGTCCCTCAGAGAACAACGCTAATACCGATGCTGAAAAGCTACCTGTAATGCGATCATATGAAGTTGAATGTTTTAGAGCAGGTATGAAAAATTCATTAAGCAGATCTTCGTGACCGGCATAGTACCCTTTCCAAGGATAATCCCGTAACGACATCTAGGTGGAACGAACATCCGGAACAGTATAGAGATTGTCCCGTTTTAGTAACATACCAGTATGATCGGATCACTCTAGCACTGAACCCACCCAAATTTAAGACTACATCTCAGTGTTAGTCTCACCCGGATACCACCAAACAGTACTTCTCGCACCCGCCTTCTTCGACTGGAGAACGCCCTGCTCCTCTAATGAGCGGAGGCGATTATACACCGCCCTGCGCCCGATAGGGAGAGATTCTGCAACCTCATCAGCCATCAGTACAGGATCTTCTGCATTCACGAACACCGTCAGTATCTCCTCATCCGATACCGTCGGTTTGCGACCGGGGCCATCGCTACCCATTCACCTCAAAACGCGAGATGTGAGGGGCTAAATCTATTTATTCCACCAACGGAATTGTTATATTGCTTCCCACCTAGGAAGTAGAGTGAAACACCGATCACACTCTCGTAACGGCGATCGCACACTGACTTCTCCCGTGGGATCAGGGAGACCTGCCACGGCACTCACTGCGATCACTACCACGGACTTTCAGGAGTGGCGACGGGCGTCGAACGCCCGTGAGAACGTTGAGGAAGGCCATGCGTACTACAACGACCCGAGTCCGGTGCCTCCGCCCGAGAAGCATACACCGAGCAGTCTGTTGCAGTGCCACCGAAAGCTCGTTTATCGGAAGGAGAACGCGCCGGCAGAGACCGAGATGGCCCAGGGCATTCTGTGGGTCGGCACGCGTTTCGAGGAGGATGTCGTACTACCGTACCTGCGCGACGCCGTCGACGATGACGGCCTGCTTGTCACGAACTCCCTGTACGTCGACTTCGAAATCGAGACGGACGCCGGCGCACTCGTGGTTAAGGGGTCAACTGACCCTGTCGTCGTTGACGACAACGGCGTGCCAATTCTCCCGACTGAAGTGAAGACGAAGGGTTCGTTGGAGTACCTCGACGAACCGAACGAGCACCACAAGGCACAGCTACACGCCTACATGGTCGGCCTCTCGCAGAAGTACGACGTCGACGTGAAACGCGGATGTCTCATCTACGGGGGTCGCGACTCGTTCGATCTCAAGGTGTTCGATGTCGAGTTCGACACGGAATTCTGGCAAGAGACGGTCGTCAGCTGGGCGACCGAACACACAGAGTACCGCCTTGACGGCGAGCTCCCGCCGGCAACCCCCCGATTCGGATGGGAATGTGATTTCTGCTCGTACCGTGAACGGTGCGGGAAGAGCAACAGACCGGTATCGGACCGGGGGTCCCGTGGATTCCTTCCCCTCATGGAATACCCCCGCTCACAGGTTGTTGAGCACCTAAAAGCGGAGCCGGACGCGATGCTCACTCCGACCCTCGCAGAAAGGTATCCAGACCTCGCTGCTGAACACGGGGTCTCCCAGTGGCGCTGTACGGCCTGTAGTAAGCAGTTTGATCATGACGAGGTAGATTGGGGTGGTGACACCGACACCCCTCCTCTATGCGCCTGCTGTGTCCGTGAAGACACCCCCGCCCCGCTGACTGGACCCTGGCCACCAGCTTACTCCGATGAGATTGCTGAAGGGGAGCGTTCCGAATGATGATCGACGACCATGCGGTCCCGCGGACAATGTCGCCGAGTGGGGGGTCAACAAACGAAGACGATCCAATCGAATACGCCGCAATCTACGCTCGAACCTCGTCCTCAAGCCAGCGATTCGGTTATTCAATCGGTGAACAGGTCGATCGTTGTTCCAAGCAGTGCGAACAGATGGGGTGGAACGTTACGTTCGTGTTCACCGACGAGGCAGAATCAGGTCGGAACACGGATCGGCCTAAGTTCCAAGAGATGCTGGATCGTGCTCGCGCTGGCTGTTTCGACGTCGTCGTCTTTTGGAAACTTGACCGGTTCTGTCGGTCGCTTGTCGACCTCGTAAAGACTGAGGAACGATTGAACGAGTGGGACGTGAGTCTCCAGAGTGTCACCGAATACATCGATACTACATCGCCGGTTGGTCGGTTCAACTTCAGAAACCTCGCATCGGCAGCAGAGCTCGAGAGCGATCTGACCAGCCAGCGTGTTCGAATGGGGATGCACGGGCTTGCGAAGGAGCACAAGTGGCCAAATGACAAGCCTCCTCTGGGGTACGAAAAGACAAGCGAGGGGAAGCTCCGCGTGTTAGCAGACGAAGCGTCGGTCGTTAAGACGATATTCCGCCTCTATCTCCGCGAGAAATCAATGCCCCGCGTCGCGAGTCTACTCAACGAGAGTGGGCTTCGAACGAAAGCTGGTGAGCTGTGGTGTCGTCAATCTGTTCGAAAGGTCCTCACCAACGAGATCTACACCGGCAGCTACCAAGTTGCTGACTACCACGCACAAGTTGAAGACTATCGTATTCTCGATGATACACTCTTCGCAGCCGTCGTTGAGACACGTTTCCGGTATCAGCATCAGAAAGGACGGATGGAGCGCGTTCGGAAGCAGAGAAAAGCAGAGAGAATCCTATCCAACTACCGTGAATGGAGGGATCTCTAGATGTCATCAGAGGTTCCAGCGTGTCCGAGTTGTGGCGCGGTCGATGTGGATGACCGCTTCGATTTCACCGACGGGTTCTGTGGAGCGTGTGGATTCGTTCTCGACAAGGACAATATTGAGCAATCAAAGCCAGCTGCGGATGATTCGGATTCACAGACGAATCTCGAGATCGATGACTGGATCGAATCAGTACACCCACGTGACTCGTCTGAATCTGTTCTCGTTGAGCTGCTCGCCACCTTAGACCGGTCTAGAGCAGACCTGTTTCTCACCAAATCTGAGCTAGATCACTCGACAAAACTCTTGGTCAAAACTTGGGAGAAGACTCTCTTTCATGGTCGGAAAAGCGAGCACGTGATTGGTGCCGTACTGATCATCGTGCTTCGACGAGCCGAGGCCCCACGACCAGTTGGCGTGATCGCAGAGTCTCTCGGGTGCGAGAGGACGGCACTACAACGGACGATGAAGAAGCTCAAGCAGGAGCTCGGTATGGCGTTGTTGCCGCCGGTTCCAGAAGATTATCTGCCGTTCCTCGCGACGAAGTTAGCGCTTAAGGAATCGACAGTCAAAGCTGCGAGCAGGATCCTCAGCCGTTTCGACTCAGGCTCAGGTGACCCAGCCTGTACAGCCGCTGCGGCGCTTTACTTGGCTGCTAAGCCCCAGGGCGTATCGATCACCTACGATTCCGCAGCTCGAGCCGCTGGATCGACAAAAGAGACTGTCTGGAGACGCTCACAATCCCTTACCGACCATCGTAATCCGTGATCGCGGATTGTGGGTCGCCCTCCTCATCGTCGTCACCATCGTCATCCTTGCTGTCTGTGTCGTCACCGTCCTCGACGTCGAATCCGAGGTTTGGGTGGCTGAATATTCGCTTCAACCGGTCTGGACACAAATCACATCCAAATGACAGGCCGCAGTTCAGGCACTCATACGCGTAGTCGAACTGCATGCCGAGTTGTCGCCGAGTACTTGAGCGAAAGTTCTCGGTTGAGGTACAGAACGGACACCGCACTGGGACGGTCTGGTGGAGCGATTTAAGCTCCTGTTCAGTCATTAGTGGTCCTTGGTATTCGCACTCTTGGCATCGGTACTTCGCTATCGGAATTCCCCAAACCTCCTTGGACCCGTGGCGTTCGAGGTCTCCGTCGCACTTCCGGCAGCGGAATGGTTTGAACGACTCGAACTGCTCCATGACGAACTCAAGTCCGTACTGCTCCACGGCATCTGCGACGAATTCCGGAACTTCAGGCGTTGTGGGATGGTCTTCTTGGCCGGAAAGGATCGACTGTACCTCCTGGAAGAGTTCCGTATCCACCTGACGCAACTCCGGCATTTCGGTGACCACTTCTCCCTTGTAAGTCAGCCGCCCTAGGCATAGCGGGCTCTGTAGTACGGTCTTGACACGTGAGTAGCTGATCGGGCCCAAACCATGCTCTTCGAACTTGTCGTTGAGCTGCCTCATCGTTTCCTTTCGATTCTCGGTCTTTGCGTAGATCTCGAAGAAATCCTCGACAAACGGTGCGTAATCCTCATCTAAGAGCAGTTCATCGTCTTCGTTGGTTCGGTACCCGACCGGTGGATTGCCTCCGTACGGCCATTGACCATCTTTCAACTTCTGATGGCATCCATCGCGAGCACCTTGGCGGATCCGATTCAGATGTCGACGTGCGAATACGGCCTCTCGTGCGAGGATTTCGAGGTCGAAGTGTTCATCCCAGTCGAAGTAACCGTATGAGTCCGCATATAGCGTGATGCCCGCTTCACGGAGGTCATTTAGATAGCTCAGTGTCTCCCACGGGTTTGCTCGGCTCAAGCGGTCAACCTCGTAGATCATGAGAACATCGTAATCACCTTTCCGTCCTCGTTCAAGAGCGTCATTTAGCTGGCTGCGTTCAATTTTGGCGGCAGACTCCTCGGCCTCCAGTATGGCGGTCGTCTCCAGATTAGCACCCTCTGCTGCCGTCTCAAGGTACTCGCGTTGGGACTTTTTGCTGGAGTTGTTTCCTTGAGATGTCGTACTCACTCGGGTGAGAATGAGTGCACGAGAACCATCGATCTCGTCTTTTCTCAAGAGCCCGAGCATCATCGGAAGGCCCACTCCATCCTTAAGTAGGGTGCAGATTGAGGTGGTACAGCCTCCCGGTACGGTCAGACCACTTTCTGCGTAGATCAGATATATAAACGGGATGAGAAACAGAGCTATACCTGCTTTTCGTATCCCCTTTTTATAGTATACATATGTAGTATATATACTAGAACTGGCAGTCGTAGACTGTGCGCTCGTCGTTTGGTCGTGGCTGTCGCTCATAATTTGAGATTGGCTCAGTAGAGAACTGCCTGGTCAGGTGCCGGCCTGACTGAATGCTCCGTGATTCGCGCCGACTTCCTCAAGAATCCGGCGGCGGAGGTCTCGTTTTTCTTCGGGGGTTCGTTCGTCGTAGTGCTTTTCGAGGATCGCCCTTGTCACGTCACAGCGCTCACTCAACGCCTCGGCGGGAATCCCATCTCGGAGGCACTCCGTGAGGTAGGTGTGCCGGATGTCGTGAGGCGAATGCGAGCCTGGACACTTTGAGTATTTGTCAGGCGATGCTGCCGGGCCACAGCCCTCGGAATCGTGTCCATCCGGACAGTCTTGACCGAGGAAGCACGGACGGCTCCATTTGTACACGTATTTTCGCATCGTGCTTTTGCCCAGTCGTCCGTACGATGTTGAGAGAAGCGGGGAACGACCGTTCTCAGTCGTACACTCCTTTCTATTGTACGTAAGGTACGTGTCCAGAACAGTACAGAGCGACTCCGGGATGTTGACCTTCATTTCGCCTTTCACACCGTTTTTCAGGCTGGTCTCAGGTGGGTCGTGACGGAACTCTAGGAACGGATGCTCTGCGTCGAGGTGAACGTCATCACAGTCGAGAGAGTGAATGCAGCCGAGTCGACGTCCAGTTTCGGCGAGAAGCACCCACACGACGTGCTCCCGGCTCGCATACGCTCGCTTGTGGATCTGGTCGAGGATCAGCCGCAAGCGCTCCGCGTCGATTTCGACGTCGCGAACACCCTCTCCATCAGTCAGCTTCGGGATCGAGATCTTGTCTGGGACATCGCAGTTGACAGCGTCGATCGTCGCGGCGTACCGAATGAAATCGCGAACGACGTACCGAACGTCGCGCATTGTGTTTGTACTCAGTTGCGTGTCGTACGAGTCTTCCCTACGCCAGGTGAAGTAGTCGTCTAGATCGCGGTTTCGTACGTCGTTTAGATCTTGAATGCCGTTCTGTTCGAGGTGGAGTTGAAAACGCAGCAGTTCGTTTTCGTATTCTTCGATAGTTGTCGGGCGAAGACTTCCAGAGCGGGTTTTCAGATACCGCTGGATGCCTTCGTCCACCATCATGGGATCCAGTGTGACTCGCCGCTCTCCCAAGATGTCTTCTAGCAATTCGTCTAGGTCTTTGTCGTTAGTTTCCATTTTTGCTCTATTACCGTGTTCTTTCACCGTCTTCGATGGTGTTCTGTACAAGAGACGCTTCTCTGGGTTCTTTCTATTTTTTATACCTCCCACCTCAATCGAGGTTTACAAACTCTCCTTCTGGGGCTTTCCAGAATTTCTGTGTCTTCTTCTCTTACTCAATCTCCTCCACCCCAACCGGGATCTAAAAACACTCCACGGTTGGGCCTATGACCATCAACTTAGCATTTTATTGTTTGTTTGGCACATTGCTTATTTCATGTATGATCTTACGCTATTTCCAAGTCTAGCCATCAACCCAATCGGGTTTTAAAAACTATCACTCTACGAGAATTTTTTAGATTACTATTTCGAGTAATACAAACCCACTAGCGCTCTAGAGTTTTTATGTATATTGTGGTGGCTACGGTTAATTAAGGCTAAATTTGGGTAGACCAGATGTGGTAGCATTTAGCATGAATTCGCAGTTTGTATTCCAGATATTGCCATCTTTTATATCCATAATATACTCTAAATTATTCAAAACTAATATGAGCAAAAGGCTGCTTCTCGCGTACGCTTATTGATTTCCATCAGGTACGGTCAGCTAGTATACTCGTTAATTGTCGGCACCTTTGAAACTCTTCAGTTTGAAATTCACAACTGATTGCTCACAGTTCTGTCGTTGGATTCGCCAGATCGATTATTTCTGGAACGTGAATCAGATAGACTTTAGATCCCGTCCTGAGCATGTAGTTCGCTCGAGCATCGCGATCGTAATATGGTGATAAAACACACTCACCAGACCATTGATAGAGATCTGCGCTACCCTTCCCGGCATCTTCCCGAACCTCGATCACGTCGGAAAAACTCTCGTCTGAGACTACCTTCCGGACTGTCTCATCACTAACAGTCTCATTCTCTAGCCGCTCGTTTATTCTATCCTGTAGCGTCCTCTGAGTTTGCCAGCTGATTCCCCCGTCGTACTTCGCCCGGAGTAATTCTTCTAGAACGTGAATCCGTTTTCCATTGT belongs to Halorubrum sp. DM2 and includes:
- a CDS encoding DEAD/DEAH box helicase family protein translates to MSLRDYPWKGYYAGHEDLLNEFFIPALKHSTSYDRITGSFSASVLALFSEGLPEFIENGGTIRLMPGIELYEHDIEAIEQGRSGDVIKNHIEWEELKNGNRDEVMEALAWLVAEEILDIKIGVVTDDLGRLQTKQEAEWHQKVAIFGDDEGNIVGVSGSPNESFKALKQNRESFSLFRSWIEMEGEEWDEKTRLQEQIDEFNRLWNDEDPRSSVFDFPEALEQDLLETAPTAEPDWDDIISSNEQNKGQEDITLRPYQKDAIRRFLNNNNRIILDHATGTGKTWTSLLAMQRVVESDDVIVIFAPTRDLVNQWVDGDNIRRFFPKSNIIRCLGDVNWREDLHNQLFTNRSAPLFVVTTMHPTTMKDAIERINSECDPEQVGIIADEVHNLGSSLRRTIFPKLQADLGRVALSATPFRDDIGDDTIVEYFGSEIHEVSIQDAIEKYGVLSEYEYHIHPVVLSSRERQEYDSHSTEISNLYNTYKSYEDQPVIEVSDRHPDLKVEIMERARIVKECEGKLSLTRSIIENIGTRTLVYCNTEDHTKAVINAIDDHTTKTASIFLGKLSKNDKENLLNLFEKGDIEILVSIDCLTEGIDVPECDSAILVTSSTTEREAIQRRGRILREAQSDSPAQLHDFITLPAELESIKSGDADLTQAELSLIERELERLRMMNSDATNRMDNDPYILRIARAMTQYDLE
- a CDS encoding HTH domain-containing protein, which translates into the protein MGSDGPGRKPTVSDEEILTVFVNAEDPVLMADEVAESLPIGRRAVYNRLRSLEEQGVLQSKKAGARSTVWWYPGETNTEM
- a CDS encoding PD-(D/E)XK nuclease family protein translates to MGSGRPATALTAITTTDFQEWRRASNARENVEEGHAYYNDPSPVPPPEKHTPSSLLQCHRKLVYRKENAPAETEMAQGILWVGTRFEEDVVLPYLRDAVDDDGLLVTNSLYVDFEIETDAGALVVKGSTDPVVVDDNGVPILPTEVKTKGSLEYLDEPNEHHKAQLHAYMVGLSQKYDVDVKRGCLIYGGRDSFDLKVFDVEFDTEFWQETVVSWATEHTEYRLDGELPPATPRFGWECDFCSYRERCGKSNRPVSDRGSRGFLPLMEYPRSQVVEHLKAEPDAMLTPTLAERYPDLAAEHGVSQWRCTACSKQFDHDEVDWGGDTDTPPLCACCVREDTPAPLTGPWPPAYSDEIAEGERSE
- a CDS encoding recombinase family protein; the encoded protein is MMIDDHAVPRTMSPSGGSTNEDDPIEYAAIYARTSSSSQRFGYSIGEQVDRCSKQCEQMGWNVTFVFTDEAESGRNTDRPKFQEMLDRARAGCFDVVVFWKLDRFCRSLVDLVKTEERLNEWDVSLQSVTEYIDTTSPVGRFNFRNLASAAELESDLTSQRVRMGMHGLAKEHKWPNDKPPLGYEKTSEGKLRVLADEASVVKTIFRLYLREKSMPRVASLLNESGLRTKAGELWCRQSVRKVLTNEIYTGSYQVADYHAQVEDYRILDDTLFAAVVETRFRYQHQKGRMERVRKQRKAERILSNYREWRDL
- a CDS encoding recombinase family protein, with the protein product MSDSHDQTTSAQSTTASSSIYTTYVYYKKGIRKAGIALFLIPFIYLIYAESGLTVPGGCTTSICTLLKDGVGLPMMLGLLRKDEIDGSRALILTRVSTTSQGNNSSKKSQREYLETAAEGANLETTAILEAEESAAKIERSQLNDALERGRKGDYDVLMIYEVDRLSRANPWETLSYLNDLREAGITLYADSYGYFDWDEHFDLEILAREAVFARRHLNRIRQGARDGCHQKLKDGQWPYGGNPPVGYRTNEDDELLLDEDYAPFVEDFFEIYAKTENRKETMRQLNDKFEEHGLGPISYSRVKTVLQSPLCLGRLTYKGEVVTEMPELRQVDTELFQEVQSILSGQEDHPTTPEVPEFVADAVEQYGLEFVMEQFESFKPFRCRKCDGDLERHGSKEVWGIPIAKYRCQECEYQGPLMTEQELKSLHQTVPVRCPFCTSTENFRSSTRRQLGMQFDYAYECLNCGLSFGCDLCPDRLKRIFSHPNLGFDVEDGDDTDSKDDDGDDDEEGDPQSAITDYDGR
- a CDS encoding site-specific integrase, coding for METNDKDLDELLEDILGERRVTLDPMMVDEGIQRYLKTRSGSLRPTTIEEYENELLRFQLHLEQNGIQDLNDVRNRDLDDYFTWRREDSYDTQLSTNTMRDVRYVVRDFIRYAATIDAVNCDVPDKISIPKLTDGEGVRDVEIDAERLRLILDQIHKRAYASREHVVWVLLAETGRRLGCIHSLDCDDVHLDAEHPFLEFRHDPPETSLKNGVKGEMKVNIPESLCTVLDTYLTYNRKECTTENGRSPLLSTSYGRLGKSTMRKYVYKWSRPCFLGQDCPDGHDSEGCGPAASPDKYSKCPGSHSPHDIRHTYLTECLRDGIPAEALSERCDVTRAILEKHYDERTPEEKRDLRRRILEEVGANHGAFSQAGT